The following proteins are encoded in a genomic region of Nocardioides renjunii:
- a CDS encoding uracil-DNA glycosylase: protein MTVPPVALPHPLVGGAFTSPVAPGTGWPDDPGAPDTPVARDADDVRRLARDARLAELEARVSVCSACPRLVGWREGVAVEKRASFADQPYWGRPIPGWGDPEASLLVVGLAPAANGGNRTGRIFTGDPSADWLFASLHRTGWAVQATSEHAGDGQRLVDARMVATVRCAPPDNKPTTVERDTCAPWIAAELALLPTVRVVVALGSFGWDGAVRSLVAAGAPAPARKPRFGHGAELRLGDVTLLGCYHPSPHNTYTRRLTREMTDEVFERARALTESTV from the coding sequence ATGACCGTGCCCCCGGTCGCGCTGCCCCACCCCCTCGTCGGCGGGGCGTTCACCAGCCCGGTGGCGCCCGGCACCGGCTGGCCCGACGACCCCGGAGCGCCCGACACCCCGGTGGCTCGTGACGCCGACGACGTACGACGACTCGCGCGGGACGCCAGGCTCGCGGAGCTGGAGGCCCGGGTGAGCGTCTGCTCGGCGTGCCCGCGGCTCGTCGGGTGGCGCGAGGGTGTCGCGGTCGAGAAGCGCGCGTCGTTCGCCGACCAGCCCTACTGGGGCCGCCCGATCCCCGGCTGGGGCGACCCCGAGGCGTCGCTGCTCGTCGTCGGCCTGGCCCCGGCCGCCAACGGCGGCAACCGGACAGGCCGGATCTTCACCGGCGACCCGAGCGCCGACTGGCTCTTCGCGAGCCTGCACCGCACCGGCTGGGCGGTGCAGGCCACCAGCGAGCACGCCGGCGACGGCCAGCGCCTGGTCGACGCGCGGATGGTGGCGACGGTGCGCTGCGCCCCGCCCGACAACAAGCCGACGACCGTCGAGCGCGACACGTGCGCGCCGTGGATCGCCGCCGAGCTGGCCCTCCTCCCGACCGTGCGGGTGGTGGTGGCGCTCGGGTCCTTCGGCTGGGACGGCGCCGTGCGGTCGCTCGTGGCGGCCGGCGCGCCGGCACCGGCCCGGAAGCCGCGGTTCGGCCACGGCGCGGAGCTGCGGCTCGGCGACGTGACGCTGCTCGGCTGCTACCACCCCTCGCCGCACAACACCTACACCCGCAGGCTCACCCGGGAGATGACCGACGAGGTCTTCGAGCGGGCCCGGGCGCTGACAGAATCGACGGTGTGA
- a CDS encoding FtsB family cell division protein, with the protein MPSPRRGPRSGPGAGPGSGPGAGPRGPRQGTGTHPGSRGSRPPNAGERVPLARPGDATLVPRPATARATRRPRFTGRAAVLVLVLAVLTVSYASSLRAYLQQRSHIGDLKAQIAEREASIDELEREKKRWDDPAYVKAQARERFGYLMPGESGFEVIGPDGKPLEAQASLNDPDDVLKTVPKAWWTAAWDSMELAGNPPPPEEEPADLVDGTKQ; encoded by the coding sequence ATGCCCTCCCCGCGTCGTGGTCCCCGCAGCGGGCCCGGCGCCGGTCCCGGCAGCGGGCCCGGCGCCGGACCGCGCGGACCCCGGCAGGGCACCGGCACGCACCCCGGGTCCCGCGGCTCGCGCCCGCCCAACGCCGGTGAGCGGGTGCCGCTCGCCCGTCCCGGCGACGCGACCCTCGTGCCACGTCCCGCGACGGCGCGGGCCACGCGGCGCCCGCGGTTCACCGGTCGCGCGGCGGTGCTCGTCCTGGTGCTCGCCGTGCTGACGGTGTCCTACGCCTCGTCGCTGCGCGCCTACCTCCAGCAGCGCTCCCACATCGGCGACCTCAAGGCCCAGATCGCCGAGCGCGAGGCCAGCATCGACGAGCTCGAGCGCGAGAAGAAGCGGTGGGACGACCCGGCGTACGTCAAGGCGCAGGCGCGCGAGCGCTTCGGCTACCTCATGCCGGGTGAGTCCGGCTTCGAGGTCATCGGGCCCGACGGCAAGCCGCTCGAGGCGCAGGCCTCGCTCAACGACCCGGACGACGTGCTCAAGACCGTTCCCAAGGCGTGGTGGACCGCCGCCTGGGACTCGATGGAGCTCGCCGGCAACCCGCCACCACCCGAGGAGGAGCCCGCCGACCTGGTCGACGGGACGAAGCAGTGA
- a CDS encoding Ppx/GppA phosphatase family protein: MSTVAAIDCGTNSIKILIGSPPTVLLRESRVVRLGQGVDETGMLAEEALERTFAAVDEFAEIIRRHGVPPARVRFCATSATRDAGNADVFREGVRRRLGIEPEVLSGDEEAALVFDGAIAAQDPMPPEPVLVVDIGGGSTELVLGEGGERQAVSMDIGSVRLHERHLHSDPPTAEEVATCVADIDRHLDDAGIPLERTRTAIGTSGTIKTLACGVLGLEAYDREAFDRAVLGNPATAAFVDDLVAMTVAERRALPYMHPGRADVIGAGALIWSRILARVPVPEHVVSEADILHGMAAAISR, encoded by the coding sequence ATGAGCACTGTCGCGGCGATCGACTGCGGGACGAACTCGATCAAGATCCTCATCGGCTCACCGCCCACCGTGCTGCTGCGCGAGTCGCGCGTCGTCCGGCTCGGCCAGGGCGTCGACGAGACCGGCATGCTGGCCGAGGAGGCGCTCGAGCGCACCTTCGCGGCCGTCGACGAGTTCGCCGAGATCATCCGCCGCCACGGCGTGCCCCCGGCCCGGGTGCGATTCTGCGCCACCTCCGCCACCCGCGACGCCGGCAACGCCGACGTGTTCCGCGAGGGCGTACGCCGCAGGCTGGGCATCGAGCCGGAGGTCCTGTCGGGCGACGAGGAGGCCGCGCTGGTCTTCGACGGGGCCATCGCCGCCCAGGACCCGATGCCGCCCGAGCCGGTGCTCGTCGTCGACATCGGCGGTGGGTCGACCGAGCTGGTGCTGGGTGAGGGCGGCGAGCGGCAGGCCGTCTCCATGGACATCGGATCGGTGCGGCTCCACGAGCGGCACCTGCACAGCGACCCGCCCACGGCCGAGGAGGTCGCGACCTGCGTGGCCGACATCGACCGCCACCTCGACGACGCGGGGATCCCGCTCGAGCGCACCCGCACCGCGATCGGGACCTCCGGCACCATCAAGACCCTCGCCTGCGGCGTGCTGGGGCTGGAGGCCTACGACCGGGAGGCCTTCGACCGCGCCGTGCTGGGCAACCCGGCCACGGCGGCCTTCGTCGACGACCTGGTCGCGATGACCGTGGCGGAGCGCCGCGCGCTGCCCTACATGCACCCCGGGCGCGCCGACGTCATCGGCGCGGGAGCGCTCATCTGGAGCCGCATCCTGGCCCGGGTCCCGGTCCCCGAGCACGTCGTGTCCGAGGCCGACATCCTGCACGGCATGGCCGCGGCCATCTCGCGATGA
- the eno gene encoding phosphopyruvate hydratase translates to MSIIAAVGAREILDSRGNPTVEVEVLLEDGAFGRAAVPSGASTGAFEAVELRDGGSRYLGKGVQKAVDAVLDTISGAIVGLDADDQRLIDQAMLDLDGTANKAKLGANAILGVSLATAKAAAESAGLPLFRYVGGPNAHLLPVPMMNILNGGAHADSNVDVQEFMVAPIGAPTFREALQQGAEVYHALKSVLKKKGLSTGLGDEGGFAPNLDSNRAALDLIAEAVDAAGFTLGRDIGLAMDVAASEFHDKGSYTFEGKKTSTDEMVAYYADLVASYPIVSVEDPLDEEDWDGWKAITDELGTRTQLVGDDLFVTNVERLQRGIDGGQANAMLVKVNQIGSLTETLDAVELAHRAGFRNMMSHRSGETEDTTIADLAVATNCGQIKTGAPARSDRVAKYNQLLRIEDELGDAARYAGRGAFPRFTG, encoded by the coding sequence ATGTCGATCATCGCTGCAGTCGGCGCCCGCGAGATCCTCGACTCGCGCGGCAACCCCACCGTCGAGGTCGAGGTGCTCCTCGAGGACGGCGCCTTCGGCCGTGCGGCCGTCCCCAGCGGCGCCTCCACCGGTGCCTTCGAGGCGGTGGAGCTGCGTGACGGCGGCTCGCGCTACCTCGGCAAGGGCGTGCAGAAGGCCGTCGACGCGGTCCTCGACACGATCTCCGGTGCGATCGTCGGCCTCGACGCCGACGACCAGCGGCTCATCGACCAGGCGATGCTCGACCTCGACGGCACCGCCAACAAGGCGAAGCTCGGCGCCAACGCGATCCTCGGCGTCTCGCTCGCCACGGCCAAGGCCGCCGCCGAGTCCGCCGGACTGCCGCTCTTCCGCTACGTGGGCGGCCCCAACGCCCACCTGCTGCCGGTGCCGATGATGAACATCCTCAACGGCGGTGCGCACGCCGACTCCAACGTCGACGTCCAGGAGTTCATGGTCGCCCCGATCGGTGCCCCGACCTTCCGTGAGGCGCTCCAGCAGGGCGCGGAGGTCTACCACGCGCTCAAGTCGGTGCTGAAGAAGAAGGGCCTCTCCACCGGCCTGGGCGACGAGGGCGGCTTCGCCCCCAACCTCGACAGCAACCGCGCCGCGCTCGACCTCATCGCCGAGGCCGTGGACGCGGCCGGCTTCACGCTCGGCAGGGACATCGGGCTGGCCATGGACGTGGCCGCCTCCGAGTTCCACGACAAGGGCAGCTACACCTTCGAGGGCAAGAAGACCTCGACCGACGAGATGGTCGCCTACTACGCCGACCTCGTCGCGTCGTACCCGATCGTCTCCGTCGAGGACCCGCTCGACGAGGAGGACTGGGACGGCTGGAAGGCCATCACCGACGAGCTCGGGACCCGGACGCAGCTCGTCGGCGACGACCTCTTCGTGACCAACGTCGAGCGCCTCCAGCGCGGCATCGACGGCGGCCAGGCCAACGCGATGCTGGTCAAGGTCAACCAGATCGGCTCGCTCACCGAGACCCTCGACGCCGTCGAGCTGGCCCACCGCGCCGGGTTCCGCAACATGATGAGCCACCGCTCCGGCGAGACCGAGGACACCACGATCGCCGACCTCGCCGTGGCCACCAACTGCGGCCAGATCAAGACCGGCGCGCCGGCCCGGTCGGACCGCGTCGCCAAGTACAACCAGCTCCTCCGCATCGAGGACGAGCTGGGTGACGCGGCTCGCTACGCCGGGCGGGGTGCCTTCCCGCGATTCACGGGCTGA
- a CDS encoding DUF501 domain-containing protein, translating into MDPADEAAIQAQLDRRPRGVDSIGHRCPCGNPDVVTTEPRLPNGTPFPTTFYLTCPRAASRIGTLEGSGVMKEMQARLATDEELAAAYRSAHERYLEARAEVGERAGLDVPEIEGISAGGMPTRVKCLHVLAGQSLAMGRGVNPLGDEVLDALGEWWAPGPCVSVDLPDSGE; encoded by the coding sequence ATCGACCCGGCCGACGAGGCCGCGATCCAGGCCCAGCTCGACCGCCGCCCGCGCGGCGTGGACTCCATCGGCCACCGCTGCCCCTGCGGCAACCCCGACGTGGTGACCACCGAGCCGCGGCTGCCCAACGGCACGCCGTTCCCCACGACGTTCTACCTCACCTGCCCGCGCGCAGCCTCGCGGATCGGCACCCTCGAGGGCTCCGGCGTGATGAAGGAGATGCAGGCGCGCCTGGCCACCGACGAGGAGCTCGCCGCCGCCTACCGCAGCGCCCACGAGCGCTACCTCGAGGCGCGCGCCGAGGTGGGCGAGCGGGCCGGGCTCGACGTGCCCGAGATCGAGGGCATCTCCGCCGGCGGCATGCCGACCCGCGTGAAGTGCCTCCACGTGCTGGCCGGGCAGTCGCTCGCCATGGGCCGCGGCGTCAACCCGCTGGGCGACGAGGTCCTCGATGCGCTGGGGGAGTGGTGGGCCCCGGGGCCGTGCGTGTCCGTGGATCTGCCCGACAGCGGTGAGTGA